Within Eggerthella timonensis, the genomic segment GAGCGGTACCCAATAGGTACCGCATCATCCCCTCCTTGTGGCCCGGTGGAGCTCCCCTCTCCCCGGGCCGATCCTTTTTCTCGGGAAGGAACGCCTATGAAACCCATGAACATCGTGGTTCTCGAAGGATACGTGAACAACCCCGGCGATCTCAGCTGGAACGCGCTTGAGTCGTACGGCACCGTCACCGTGTACGACCGTACATCGCGCGACCAGCTGGCGCAGCGCGTGGCCGAAGCGGACATCGCCGTGTCGAGCAAAGTGATCTGGGACGCCGAAGCGCTCGGCTGGGCGCCGCACCTCAAGATGATCGCGCTCACCTCGACCGGCTACAACGTCGTCGACCTCGACGCGGCGCGAGAACGAGGCGTGACGGTGTCGAACGTTCCGGCGTACTCCACGCCCGACGTGGCACAGATGACGTTCGCGCTGCTGCTTGAGCTATGTCTGCACGTGGGCGAGCATTCGCAGCTCGTCATGGACGGCGGCTGGACGCGCGCCAAGGATTTCTCGTTCTGGAACACGCCGCTCGTGGAGCTGGCGGGAAAGACGATGGGAATCGTCGGCATGGGCAGCATCGGCCAAGCGGTGTGCCGCATCGCCCGCGCCTTCGGCATGCTCGTGGTGTTCGAGAATCGCTCGCCCAAGCCGCAATTCGAAGGAGACGGCGTGCGCCAGGTGGAGCTCGACGAGCTGCTGGCCGTCTCCGACGTGGTGAGCCTGCACGTGCCGGCGACCCCCGCGACCGACCGCATGATGAACGAGCGCACCATCGCGCAGATGAAGGACGGCTCCTACCTGCTGAACACCGCGCGCGGCACGCTCGTGGACGAGCAGGCCGTGGTGGACGCGCTGCGCTCGGGCAAGCTGGCCGGTTTCGCAGCCGACGTCGTGTCGGTGGAGCCCATGCGCGCCGACAACCCCTTGCTGCAGGCCAAGGGGCAGAACATCGTCGTGACGCCCCACATCGCCTGGGCCACCCACGAGGCCCGCGCCCGCCTGCTGGCCACGGTAGCCGCCAACGTGGGTGCCTTCGTCGAGGGGCACCCGCAGAACGTGGTGGAGTGACGTCTGCCGCCGCCCGTCCCACGCGGCGGCAGACCCGTCATCCTAGCGCTCCGGAATGTTCTTCCGGGCGTTGAGGGCGAGGACGCCGAACAACGCCACGAGGATCGCGCCGGCGATGCCAATGATGAACACGTTCGAGAATCCCGCCGCGTCGACGATGAAGCCCCATACGCTCGCGGCGAACGCACCGGCCAGCGATCCCACCATCGCGATGCGCGAATAGATGGTCGAGTACTCCCGCGTGCCGAAGATCGTGCGCACCATGAGCGGCGCCAGCACGGTCGCGCTCGCGTAGAACACGCCGAACGCGAACCCTCCCGCCAGCATGGCCGGCACCGAGCCCGGAACCAGCCACATGACGGCGAGGCCGAGCGCGCCGCACCCGGTGGACACGAACAATCCGGCGTACACGCTGGCCTTGTCGTTGATGATGCCGAGCACCACCTTGCCGATAGCCTGCCCAAGCATCGCCGCCGAGGCCAACGTCGCCGAGATCGCCACGACGTCGGGATACTGGGTGAGCGACGTCGCATACGACGGCAGGTACTGGTAAAAGTTGATGGCAAGGTTGATGAGCCCGGCGAATATGGCAACAAGGAAGAACGCCGCCGTCCTCAAAGCGACGGCGGCCGTGGCGCCGTTCATATCCTCGGCCCCTGCGCTGCCCGGCGCAGCTTCCCCCGCCCCCACCGGCTCAAGCCCCTTGTCGCTGGGATAGCTCCGAACGCAGAACAGCGTGAAGGGCAGCGCCAACGCCAAAGCGATGACGCCGAACGCCAAGTACCCCATACGCCATCCGTCGGGGCCGCTTGCAATGAAAGCGCCTCCCACCAGGTTGAACACCACCCCGCCAATGCCCGTGAACGACATGCACAAGCCGATGTAGAAGCCCACGTTTTTCCGAAACCACCGATTGATCAACGTCGGAACCGACAGGATCAACAGAGCCGCCAGCCCGACGCCCATGAACGCGCCGGCCACGTAGAACTGCCACACCGCCGTGAAGAACGACATGCAGATGAGCGGCACGCCGATCAGCACCACTGCCGCCGAGAGGACCACGCGCAGATCCTTCGTTTCCATCAGCTTGCCCTCGAACGGCAGCGCGATCGTCGTTGCCAGCAGCATGATGGTGAGGTAGAGCGCGAACACGCCCCTGCCCACCCCCAGCGCCTCGCTCACCGGCGTGAAGAAAATGCCGGCGCAGCTGAGGGCGAGCGCGCAAGGCGCGAAGCATCCGACGATGCCCGTCGCCACCACGAGATACGGAAAGAAACTCTTCTTTCCCTGCGAAGTTCCCATACCATCCTCCTCTCATTCCAGAGCGGCGTCACCTTTTCGGCGAGGCCCCTTTCTTCTGCTCCCTTTTCCATGCCCGAACGGCCTTCGGAACGCGTTTGCCGAACGCCATGATCGGCGACTTGTTCTCCCAGATGACCGGCCAACCAGCCGCGATATCCTCGGCTCCGATCACCACGTCCATCCGCATGCTGTCGAGCGCTTTGCAGTCCATGATCAGTTTCTCCCCATCGAATTTCATGCCGAACACTTCGACAACGGGGCTCCCATCCTCTGTGCGAGCCACAATCGAGGGCTTCTTCTGAGGTTTTCCCGCCATGATTCACCTCCTTGTCTAATCGATGGGGAGGGGCGGCGAACCACGGCGTCCCTCCCCGATCGAGCGGCTATTTCACGACATCGCGGAAGTCCACGCCGTAGTCTTCCAGCACCTTCTGAACGCCCGCACGCGCACCCGCCGCGATGCCGCCGCCGGGA encodes:
- a CDS encoding D-2-hydroxyacid dehydrogenase gives rise to the protein MKPMNIVVLEGYVNNPGDLSWNALESYGTVTVYDRTSRDQLAQRVAEADIAVSSKVIWDAEALGWAPHLKMIALTSTGYNVVDLDAARERGVTVSNVPAYSTPDVAQMTFALLLELCLHVGEHSQLVMDGGWTRAKDFSFWNTPLVELAGKTMGIVGMGSIGQAVCRIARAFGMLVVFENRSPKPQFEGDGVRQVELDELLAVSDVVSLHVPATPATDRMMNERTIAQMKDGSYLLNTARGTLVDEQAVVDALRSGKLAGFAADVVSVEPMRADNPLLQAKGQNIVVTPHIAWATHEARARLLATVAANVGAFVEGHPQNVVE
- a CDS encoding MFS transporter, giving the protein MGTSQGKKSFFPYLVVATGIVGCFAPCALALSCAGIFFTPVSEALGVGRGVFALYLTIMLLATTIALPFEGKLMETKDLRVVLSAAVVLIGVPLICMSFFTAVWQFYVAGAFMGVGLAALLILSVPTLINRWFRKNVGFYIGLCMSFTGIGGVVFNLVGGAFIASGPDGWRMGYLAFGVIALALALPFTLFCVRSYPSDKGLEPVGAGEAAPGSAGAEDMNGATAAVALRTAAFFLVAIFAGLINLAINFYQYLPSYATSLTQYPDVVAISATLASAAMLGQAIGKVVLGIINDKASVYAGLFVSTGCGALGLAVMWLVPGSVPAMLAGGFAFGVFYASATVLAPLMVRTIFGTREYSTIYSRIAMVGSLAGAFAASVWGFIVDAAGFSNVFIIGIAGAILVALFGVLALNARKNIPER